The DNA region GTAAAAAATCTTTTCTAAAAGCAATCTATTAGACAAGCTTAATATTCGCTCACTAAGAGGTAGAAGCTATCAATAATTCCTCTTGTTTTTTTATAAGAGCGGAGGAATCCAAGTGCTTTATTTCTATAAATAAAAATATTGCTGTTAAAATAGAGGCAGTTAAATCAGATACAGGCCCTGCCATCCAGACACCGGTAAGTCCCAAGAGTCTTGGTAAAATAAATAGCATTGGAATTAGTACAATTACCTGTCTTAAAAGACTTAAAAATATAGATTTACCTGCCTTACCTACAGCTTGAAAGTAATTTGCACTTATAATTTGGAAACCTATAAAGGGCAACATACTTAAATAAATACGCATTCCTCTTGTTGCCATAGAAATAAGTTCGGGATCGTTATTAAATATAAGTATTAATGGAGCTGATAGAAATTCAACTAAGATAAATCCTAGGATAGAAATAGATGTAGCAGCTAAAATTGCATATTTCAATGCTTTTTTAACTCGATCAAACTCCTTAGCTCCATAGTTATAACCAATAATAGGCTGAGAACCTTGATTGATTCCGAAAATTGGCATTAGGAAAAATATGGCAATTGCATTAATAGCTGTCATGGCACTAATTGCGATGTCCCCACCATTGGTTTTAAGTGCAGTATTTGAAATCGCAGTTACAATACTTGCAGCCAATTGTATGAAGAAGGGAGATAGCCCTATTGTTATGATGCTTATAAAAATTTCAAAATCTAATCGTAGGTTTTTCTTTTTAAGCTTTAATTTGCTTTTGCCATAAGTAAAATGATACAACACCCAGATGCTAGTTGTCAGTTGAGATAATATAGTAGCGAGTGCAGCACCAGAAATACCCATCTTAAAAACAAATATAAATATAGGGTCTAATATGATATTAATGATAGCGCCTAAAAGCATTGTATACATCGCAATTTTAGGACTGCCCTCAGCACGAACAATATTGTTTAATCCAAAACCAACACCTTGAAATATTGCGCCAAGAAGAATGATTGTAAGATATTTATCAGCATATCCTATTGTAGCCTTGCTTGCACCGAATAAGGAAAGTATTGGAATTTTGAAAATTAAGCCTATAGTCGCTACGGTACCCATTATTAAGATCAAAAGAACAAGGGAATTACCAAGGATTTTTTCAGCATCCTCTTTACGATTCTGACCTAGGCGAATTGATATTCTAGATCCTGCTCCAATTCCAATTAACATACCAAAGGCCATTAATAAAAACATAAAAGGAAGTGATAAACCAATTCCTGTCATTGCAAGAGGACCTATTTTTCCAATATAGATACGATCGACTACATTATATAGAGCACTTACCATCATACCTACGATAGCAGGGATGGAGAATTTCAGCAGTAACTTACCTATGGATTCGGTTCTTAAGATTTCGTTATTTGACATTTTCATCACCTTTTCTATTCATTAAATTTCGATTGTATCTTGCGTTTCCAGTAAGCTTGTTCATCAAGGATTCTAATTGTGAAACTTCCTTTAAGGTTAGATTATGCAAAAGAATTTCTTGCCATTCATAGGAGTATTCTTTAAGAATCTTGTAGATTTCTTGTCCGGATTCTGTTAAAAAAACTCTATTCATTCTTTGATCGTCAATATCTTTTTGTCGTCGTATAAATCCAGAAGTTTCAAGTTTTTGTATGGCTCTAGTTGTAGTTGTTTTATCCATACAAAGAGCAGTACTAATTTCCTCTTGGCTAGCACCATTATGATTAGATAAAAAAAATATAAAGGAGTATTGACCACTTCCTATTGTAAAATCAGCCATTTTTTGATCCATAAAGATGCGACCATAACGATATAGAATAGAAATGTGTCTTCCAAGTTCTACGTAACTTGTTGGTATAGAATCAGAATCAATAGACATAGGATACCTCCACGGGAAAATAGTTGACAGTACAACTATATTACTTGAATTTAGTTGTACTGTCAACTATATAATTTTGACTAATTTAGATTTCGTATCTAGATACCTACGTGGTGAATGCTATTATTTTTAATCCATACTATTATTTTCGATAGATAGGGTTTTCTTATAAATATATCCCGCCGAGCTTAATCCTGTAACAACTGCCAAAAATATCCATGCAATTGCAGAAGAGAAAAAGAGTAGTGATCCCAACATCAACATTAATAGAGCAATTGCACCCTTAAGCCAAAAGCTTTTCATATAACGAAAGCTAGCGAAAAGACCTAGTAGAGCATTGGCAATGAAAAATGAATTTGCAATTTCTACGATCCACTCAAGATTAATCCATCCCAATGCTACACAACCTAATATAAAGATATGTATAAACGTTAATGCGATTAAGGATCTGTGAGGCTTTGAAAAAAATTGAGGTAACTGGCCGCTTTTGGCTCGTGAAGTCATTTGTCTCGTTACAGCTCCAACAAACATGAGGATTGTACACATACATAGACAGGCCGCTAGGACTGACAAAATAATGTTAGACCAAGAACCAAAAAAGGGAACTAGTAAAACTTGCAATTGAACATCTGCTGTTGAATCTAAATAATAATTTTGTAAGGCAAAGGTAGTAACCAAATAAACCAATATGATTGCCACGAGACTAACCTTCATTGCACGCATAATTGTTTTGGTGGGATTTTTTACGTCCTCAATGTAATTGCCAATAATTTCCCAACCTATAATAGACCAAAAAACAAGCAACAATGTGTAGCCAAGATCCCTTAGGGGAGGCTGACCTACAGGCATTTGGATGTGATCAACGTTAACAAGAACACCAACCCCGCCACTGACGAGGAGGATAGCTGTTACGGTAGAAAGGATTAACACGATACGTCCCACAGATGAAATACCCATAGAAATAATGAGTGCACACAGCAATAGCAGTATAAAAGCAATTAAAAGTTCATTTGAAATCCAAGGCGATAGGAAAGCTTTTAAAAAGCTTGCAGCAGTAAGAATAACAGCAATGGGACCAAAACATACCGCAGCTGTCAAATAATTTGAAGCCAAATTTCTAAAACGATCACCTAGGACCTGACCAATCACTAGGCTCATGCCTTCGTTGCTGGTGGTTAGTAAGGTCATTTTTACAAATATATAGGCAAATAAGCTGCCAATCACCATAATGATGATCCATGCCCAGATAGCATGTTGCCCTAGTGCTTTGAAGGCAAGAGGTGGCAGAAAAATAATTCCAGAACCTAAAATCGGTCCTATCATAAGACCACTCAAGGTCCATGTATTTAATTTTTTATTCATATCGATTACCTCCCTCATGATTATTCATTATATGGCTAATTAACCCATTTGTAAAATTGAAATAATGAATTAAGTGTTTCAATATTTTCGATAACGACGTATAATAGACCTATAAATTATTGGGAGGTTAGTTATGGAAATTAAAAATTTTAGAACCTTTAAAAAAATAGCCGAACTCGGTAGCTTCACTAAAGCAGCTCAAGATCTTGGGTATGCGCAATCCACTTTAACCTTTCAGGTTCAAGCCATTGAACGCTATTATCAAAAACCTTTATTTGAGCGAGTAGGAAAGAACATGGAGCTCACCCAATTTGGACAGCAACTACTTGAACATATTGATATTCTATTGAGTAATTACGAAAAACTAGAGCAATTAGGGTTACAGGATATCAATCCTGAAGGAGTGATACGAATTGGCACTCCAGAGTCTCTTATGATTTACCGATTATATCCCATTATTAAAAAGTATAAACAATTATATCCAAAGGTTGAAATCATTATTATTGATGACCAGTGTAAGTTTCTTAGAGAACAATTAAATTCAGGAGACTTAGATATTGCCTTTTTAGTGCAACCTGAATATACATATGCAAATATTAAAACAATTCTATTAAAAAAAGAAACTTTGTGTTTAGTGGCGCCTACTGATTTAGAAGGAGAGGATTTCTTGCCAGCACCGTCCCAGATGGTGCTATTTACAGAAAAAGAATGTAGCTATCGTCAGATCTTCAGCGCGTATATGCAAAGTCTTAATTTTTTCCCAACTAATATTCTTGAGACAGAAAGCGTGGAAGCAATCAAAAAGTATGTGATTAATGGTCTTGGTATTTCGTATTTACCACTGTATGCAGTTGAAGAGGAATGTGCAAACGGTAAAATGAGGATAAAACCTTACGATTCAGGCATTCAGCTATATACACAAATAGCTTACCACAAAAATAAATGGTTAAATCCTGCGCTTTCTGCGTTGATTGAGTTAAGTGTTGAATATAGTAAGGGGTGGTAATTACGATACTACCCATTTCGTGTAGGACAAGATCTAACAAGACTACCTCTTTTGTGTCTGGTAGGTTTTTATAAATACAGTTATTATAAGTATGTTATAAAATGGGTTATATACTTTGTAAGCCAGTGTTTATAAACAACAAGGAGGTAATGATTACAATGAGAAAGGTTCTTTCACAAGTAAGTTGTTTAGCACTTGTATTCGTCTTATTTCTATCAATTTTACAAAGCAATGTTTATGCACAGGAATATTCTTGGGCAGGCGAATGGAATTCAAATTGGGGGAAAATGGTCTTCACGCAATCAGGAAACGTGGTAACAGGTACTTACACCCATGATAGTGGCAAGCTCACTGGTACCATTTCGGGAAATAAACTAATTGGCACTTGGTCCGAAGCTGGAACCTATGCACCGCCAAATGACGCAGGAGATGTTGAATTAACAATGTCAGAAGATGGAAAATCTTTTACTGGAAAGTGGCGCTATGGGTCAACGGGCAATTACAACAGCTCGTCATGGACAGGGACAAGAACTACGGCTGTACCTGCAACTACGACTACTACCCCAGTAACTTCTTCAACCCTACCTAATGATAATCAGGCCTTAACGACTGTTACAGGCGCTTTCCTTAACGACATTATCAATTTTAAGTTAGATAATCAAACGGTAATCCCTGTTGGAGATGATGGAACACCAGTATTACCAATTTCCTTTAATGGCACCACCTATTTACCTGTAAGAGCAATAGGCTACTTGCTTGGATTAGGAATTGAATATGATGGACCGACGAAGACTGTACTTATTGCCAGCAACACAACTAAGGTAGCGCCTGTTGCAAGGGCTGTAAATAAAACAAATAAATTAATTCCTATAACAGGTACGTTGCTCAACGGAGAGATTAAGTTTAAGCTTGATGGTGCAGCAGTAATCCCTGTTGGAGATGATGGGACACCAGTATTACCGATTTCCTATAATGGCACAACCTATTTACCAGTTCGAGCAATAGGATATTTATTGGAATTAGGCATCACATATGATAATCCTACAAAAACAGTTTTTATTACCAGATCGGGTGGCACACCTTCTGGCATTTCTGAGTATGGATGGAATCTAGTGGGTAGTGAACTAGTATGGCCTAGCTCTTGGCAAAATGGATCTCTCACATTGGTAACTTCAGGACAATATTTAGCTACTAATGATATAGGGAGTAATTCTACAACACTAAAGAGTGTTGCCGAGGGAAATTTTATTATCAATAATGTGAGCAGTATTAACGGAAATGTATTTGATACAACTGAGTATGCGTTTAAATGGACAGCTCCAAGCGCCTTTTTAAAAGGGGAAGAAATGATAGGAATACCATCGACAATACAAAAAGTCAAAGGGGATGGCTTTGGTATTAGTATAAGTGCAAATATAGATTACAGTAGCTTTAATGGTTTCAGCACTTCAGGGGAATGGAATAAACGTACTTATGTTGAACCAAACAATACAATGGTTTTGCTTAAATGTAAGGCACCAAAGGAAGGGTATGACAATATTAATACGGACACAGGTAAAATGTTTCAAATTATTTATGGGTTAAATAATGGAAGAGGTAATTTTAGTTGGATATATACTTATGAATGGGGTTTGAAAAAATAAGAAAGGTCATAGCCATAGATTAAAACGAAGTATAAATAATATTAAGTCTCCTTAGACCTACAAAACAATAAGCGCACCTTAAAATGGTTAGGTGTGCTTATTGTTTTGTGCTTGTATTTTACTAGTTCATAAGAATATGCTAATATATAAAGTGATTCATACAATAAAAAAGGTAAAAGACTTATATACAAAACATATGGAGTGAAAAAATGAAAAAATTTATTTTTATTGATGTAGATGGTACTTTGTTGGATGCTGAAATTGGTATTCCCCATTCTACGATTAAAGCCATTAAGGAATCTAGAAAAAAAGGACATAAAGTGTTTGTCTGTACGGGTAGAGCAAAGTCACAAGTGGGAGCCTCTATTTTAGATATTGGGTTTGATGGGTGTGTTTTTTCTGCTGGTTCAGTTGTAGAGGTAGAGGACCAGACGGTCTATATGGATAAGCTTGATGCTCATATGGTGGCTACTATCATTGCAGATTTAGAGAATATGGGCATTGGATATATATTAGAGGGATATGACTATAGCTATATCGATAGTTTAGCAGCGGATCATTTTTCCGTTTTACATAAAGAAGCCTACATCTTGGATGAAACCATTTCATTTTTAAATGAAAGAAATATTAAAACAATTGAAGAGTATGACTCGAGAGCAGTCATTAATAAGCTCTCCTTCTTTGCGCATAATAAAGATGAAATATTAGAACTAAAAGATCGCTATGGAGCTAAATTTGATTTTATGATCCATGAAAGTAAGCCATTTGAAACGATTTCTACTGAGCTTACCCTGCCAGGAATTTCAAAGGCATCAGGTATGGATATTGTTCTTGACTATCTTGCGGCTAGCTTGGAACAAACCGTCAGCTTTGGCGATAGCCGTAACGATATGGAAATGGTTCAACACGCGAACATTGGAATTTGCATGGGTAATGGGATAGAGGCTCTGAAACAGATAGCTGACCACGTTACGGACACACTTGAAAATGATGGGATTTATAAAGCATTTGAGAAGCATGGGCTTTTGTAAAATTTATAGCCATGATTTGCTTTGCTGGGAGGATTATTTGTGGAAGATATATGCTGTGTTTTTCTTAGAGGAATCAATGTAAATGGTAATAGTATAAAGATGCAGGAATTGAAAAATGCTTTTTATGAGATGGGTTTTTCAAATGTTAAAACAATACTGGCCACTGGGAATGTCATTATAAATTTTACAGAAGGAAGTCCCGATAAAGATACTTTGAAATTAAAAATTGAGAATGGCTTAAAGACTCATTTCGGATATGATGCTCATGTCATTTTGAGAGATAAAAACGAAATTCTAGAGATCTATCATACCGCACAAACTCATAAAGTTTCAGAAGGTTATCATCATTATTTGTTAATCTGCAATCACAGCGATTTACCACTAGAATTGAAGCAACTTTTTGATAGCATGTCTCATGCCCCTAATGAACAACTGATTATTTTTGAACAAAACATTTTTTGGATAGTACCTAAAGGCAATACATTAGAATCTGATTTCGGATCCAAAGTACTTGGAAGTAAAAAATATAAAAGTAGATTGACTTCAAGAAACATGAATACCATTGAAAAAATCGTGAAATCAATCTGATAATAATGGAAATTTATGAAGTGAAATTATTGAACGGAAAGGTATATACGGATGAGCAGACGGAAAAAACGTATTGTAATAATCATGTTGGTAGTAGTTGGCTTGCTAGTAGTAACTTATGGTGTTCTTAATTATTATAATTTAATACCTCAGAAGGTGTATAGTGGGGCTGATTTTGGAATCGAAATAGTATTAAGTGAAAGTGATTATAATCAAAATGGCATTGATGATTATACGGATATATTGCTAGGTGCAAGAGCTGATGCTGAAAATAAGCCAAAATACAAGAGCAAATACTATGATGGTGGATATCCACCTGATGATGAAGGTGTTTGCACGGATGTTATTTGGAGAGCCTTTCAAAGTGCAGGATATTCGTTGAAAGATATGGTTGATGAACATATTAGCAGTAATGTAGAGTTGTATCCAAGAGTTGAAGGGAAGCCAGATGGTAATATTGATTTCAGACGTGTACCAAACCTGAAGGTATTCTTTGATAATTGTGCCGTTTCCTATAGTTTGGATCCTAATGATATAGAGCAATGGCAGCCTGGGGATATTGTGATATTTGGGAAGAATTATAAGCATATTGGGATTGTGTCTGATAAGAGGAACCGAGATGGGGTTTGTTATATGATTCATAATTCTGGGCAACCGAAAAGGGAAGAAGATGCGTTGCTGGATTGGGAGAGAGTGCAAGGGATTACGGGGCATTATCGGTTTGAGAATATAAAATAGAGTGAATAAAGTATCAGGAATAAATTTAATAACGTAGTATTTTCACGTGTTGGAACTGACTATGTTAATAAGATTATTTTTGGGTGACGTGTTTATAAACTTGACAAAGCTTAACCCTTACGATATTATATGACTATAAAATGAAAAACGTCATATAAATTAGAGAGGTGAAGTTTATGGCAATAGAGAATACGTGGAAAGAAATTTATATACCTAATAAGAAAAATATCAATCTATTTTGTAATCACTATTATAATGATAAAGACGCTCCTAATATTTTGTATATCCAGACACCGATTGGATCAGTGAAGTCATTTTTGAAGAAAGCGTATGAGCCACTTACCCAATATGGGTTTAACATATTTGCAGTGGATTTTGCTGGAATTGGTAATAGCAAGGGCACTATTACAGACTTTACACTCCAAGGTATTGTTGATGATTTGGATTCTTGTGTAGATTATATTTGCGAAAGGGTTACAGGAGATATTCATTTATATGCGGGTACTGGTACCGGTGGTATTTTTGGAGAATATTATGCAAGTGCTACAGATAAAATCAGAAGCTTTGCTCAATATGGTGTTGGTATTTATGGAGACGTATCAATAATAAAATACCCTAAGTGGATTACAAAAATGTTCTATATTTTACTAAAAGGTATCGTGAAGGTTATTCCCAGATTGAGAATATTTTTTCCGCTTCCAAAGTATAGCGGTTATCATGCGGAGTTAGATAACGCTTTTTATGAAATGGCATTACAAGAATATCCAGATCTCTTCAAGCAAGATGTTCATTTAATGATTGCTTTGTTGAGTATGTTTTTAGACAAAGAAAGCGCCTTAAAATTGTTGCCTCAATGTCCCACTTTAGTTTTTGAGACTTTGCATGACAGATATTTTCCAAAAGAATATTTCAGGAAATATTATGACATACTTACTTGCGAAAAGAAGCTTTATTCAATTAATGATATACATAATAGTTATTATTTTCATTCAGATGAAATTTGTAAAGAGGTTGCAAAATGGTTTATCGCACACTCATCAACGATAAGAGGAGAGGTCGAACATGCCGAAATTCAATGACAAAGAAAAAGAAATGATACAGCACAAGCTTCGTATAGAAGGTGAAAGACTTTTTACGGCATATGGATTAAAGAAAGTAACAGTAAATGATCTTGTTCAAGCGGTGGGGATTTCTCACGGTGCGTTTTATGCTTTTTATGAAAATAAGGAACATCTATTCATGGAGATTAATGTGGATCATCAAATTAAGATTTTTGGCCAAATAGAAAATATATTAATTGAAAATAAGCCATTGCCTCCACGAGAACTTACAAGATTGGTAATAAAACATCTATTAGATGCTTTTCTAGAAAATCCGATTATATCATTAATTAACATTGAAACCTGGGAGAGCATGGAGCGAAAGCTACCTCAAAGCATTGTTGAGAAAAATAATATGTATGACATTATTGCACTTGAAAAGTTGATAGCGTATGGTGTTAAACTAAAATGTCCTGTTTCTGTTGCTGTCAAGGTGGTACAGGTTCTCTTAGTAAGTGCTTCGAGGTTTATTAGGGATGAAGAAGGGACAATTGTTATAGATGTTTTGCTTGAGGGTATCATTGATCAGATTATTGAAGAATAGAAAAGAAGTATATTTAGGAAGCTATGATAATGAGCCAGACTAACATTACATAGTATTTATCAAAAATCTTGGGAGGAATATTTATGTTTAAGAAAAAGGTATCTACAATATTGATTATGTCACTATTAATAAGTCTATTTATGCTAAATTCAAATGATGAAATAATGGCTTCGGATTCGGATAATGAAGAAAAACATTGGGTTTATGATGAATTGGATCTTTTCAAACAAAGAATTGCACCTATAATAGCAAAGGATGCTACATATTATACTTTAAATGAAGACGAGAAAGAACATATAATAAATATATTAAACGAGCAAGAACTGAATAATCCTATTAAGTCAAAAAGTTGGGGAATACTTCTAAAGGCTGTTCTAAAACTCCCAGAGGCAGAACAAGAGATGTTAATAAATATGTATGTTCATGGTCTTTCTACAGGAGATGAAATATTAAGAGAAGATGCTGTTGGAGGAATGCTAAAGCTATTATCTATTAATTACTATGATGGACTTGGTGGTAATAGTAAAAGAAAAGAAATTGTTAATGTTTTAAAGGACCAAGAAGAAGTTAGCGAAAAACAAGACTCTTTAGTAGAGATTGCATATAACGAAGGCTTTGTAGATTCTAATACTAAGAATTATTTTAGACCTAAAGATAAACTAACCGTGGCAGAAGCAATTTCAATGTTAAATAACATTATGATAAAGTATGATATTACTTACGAAGATGTTATTATGGAACAAAATAATGTTACAGAAAATAACAACAACAATGGTGCTACTTGGATAGATATAGAGTTGAAATTATTTGAAAATAGATTGGATAAAAAAGCAGCTCTAATTCAAAAAGCGTCTACTATGGTTAATTATGAGTGGAATAGCAGGAGCTTAGATGAGCCTATTGATATTAAAACCTGGGCGGAGCTACTGTCAACAATATTAGAACTTGACGATGAAAATGCCATAAAGGGTTATACCTATAACTTGGTCTCTGATAACTATGTACCAAGAGATATAGCAATTGCCGGTATGGTTAAACTTTTATACATTAACAAAATGCTAGATGGAAGGGATGCAACTAATGAGGAACGTCTTGCTTTGAAAGGAGCCTTTTCAGACTGTTTATATGTATTTGATGAAAGCAAGCTTGCTATTGCATATAACGAAGGGTTAGTTAAAGGGAATCAGTATTCTATGTTTGAGCCAAAAAGAATGCTTACTAAGGGTGAAGCACTCATACTATTGATTAGAGTTATTGATAAGTATGAAACAGAGGTACAATAACTACATATTAGATATCTTGATCATGTTAATTTTTGGAGTTTAAGTAAAAGGTAATAGGTGTAAATAAAGGAGAAAACGATGGGAATTAAAAAGGTAACTTTAATCGGATTAGGAGCAATGGGCGTATTTTTCGCACCAAAGCTCGAAGCATATCTAGGTAAAGGAAATTTCAGAGTGCTTGCCGAAGGTGAACGCAAGGAAAGATTGCAGTCGAAAGGCGTTACTATTAACAGCGTTAAATATCAATTCGCTGTCATCACTCCAGAAACCGAAGGTGATCCGGCCGACCTGATCATCATGGCGATTAAAGATACGGGACTTACGCAAGCCATCCACGATATCCGAAATCAGATTGGACAGGATACTCAGATCATTTGCGTCATGAATGGAATTGACAGTGAGGAACGCATAGCAGCGGTCTATGGCTGGGAACACGTCCTGTATTCCTATATGAGAGTTTCTATTGCCATGAATGACGGGGTGGCAAACTTTGATCCTGAGTGGGGGAAAGTACACTTTGGAGAGATAAAGAATGAGGATTTATCCGAAAGAGTTAAGTCTATCA from Firmicutes bacterium HGW-Firmicutes-1 includes:
- a CDS encoding DUF1287 domain-containing protein, with protein sequence MSRRKKRIVIIMLVVVGLLVVTYGVLNYYNLIPQKVYSGADFGIEIVLSESDYNQNGIDDYTDILLGARADAENKPKYKSKYYDGGYPPDDEGVCTDVIWRAFQSAGYSLKDMVDEHISSNVELYPRVEGKPDGNIDFRRVPNLKVFFDNCAVSYSLDPNDIEQWQPGDIVIFGKNYKHIGIVSDKRNRDGVCYMIHNSGQPKREEDALLDWERVQGITGHYRFENIK
- a CDS encoding alpha/beta hydrolase, with protein sequence MAIENTWKEIYIPNKKNINLFCNHYYNDKDAPNILYIQTPIGSVKSFLKKAYEPLTQYGFNIFAVDFAGIGNSKGTITDFTLQGIVDDLDSCVDYICERVTGDIHLYAGTGTGGIFGEYYASATDKIRSFAQYGVGIYGDVSIIKYPKWITKMFYILLKGIVKVIPRLRIFFPLPKYSGYHAELDNAFYEMALQEYPDLFKQDVHLMIALLSMFLDKESALKLLPQCPTLVFETLHDRYFPKEYFRKYYDILTCEKKLYSINDIHNSYYFHSDEICKEVAKWFIAHSSTIRGEVEHAEIQ
- a CDS encoding MarR family transcriptional regulator, giving the protein MSIDSDSIPTSYVELGRHISILYRYGRIFMDQKMADFTIGSGQYSFIFFLSNHNGASQEEISTALCMDKTTTTRAIQKLETSGFIRRQKDIDDQRMNRVFLTESGQEIYKILKEYSYEWQEILLHNLTLKEVSQLESLMNKLTGNARYNRNLMNRKGDENVK
- a CDS encoding TetR/AcrR family transcriptional regulator: MPKFNDKEKEMIQHKLRIEGERLFTAYGLKKVTVNDLVQAVGISHGAFYAFYENKEHLFMEINVDHQIKIFGQIENILIENKPLPPRELTRLVIKHLLDAFLENPIISLINIETWESMERKLPQSIVEKNNMYDIIALEKLIAYGVKLKCPVSVAVKVVQVLLVSASRFIRDEEGTIVIDVLLEGIIDQIIEE
- a CDS encoding MATE family efflux transporter, whose product is MSNNEILRTESIGKLLLKFSIPAIVGMMVSALYNVVDRIYIGKIGPLAMTGIGLSLPFMFLLMAFGMLIGIGAGSRISIRLGQNRKEDAEKILGNSLVLLILIMGTVATIGLIFKIPILSLFGASKATIGYADKYLTIILLGAIFQGVGFGLNNIVRAEGSPKIAMYTMLLGAIINIILDPIFIFVFKMGISGAALATILSQLTTSIWVLYHFTYGKSKLKLKKKNLRLDFEIFISIITIGLSPFFIQLAASIVTAISNTALKTNGGDIAISAMTAINAIAIFFLMPIFGINQGSQPIIGYNYGAKEFDRVKKALKYAILAATSISILGFILVEFLSAPLILIFNNDPELISMATRGMRIYLSMLPFIGFQIISANYFQAVGKAGKSIFLSLLRQVIVLIPMLFILPRLLGLTGVWMAGPVSDLTASILTAIFLFIEIKHLDSSALIKKQEELLIASTS
- a CDS encoding amino acid permease-associated protein encodes the protein MNKKLNTWTLSGLMIGPILGSGIIFLPPLAFKALGQHAIWAWIIIMVIGSLFAYIFVKMTLLTTSNEGMSLVIGQVLGDRFRNLASNYLTAAVCFGPIAVILTAASFLKAFLSPWISNELLIAFILLLLCALIISMGISSVGRIVLILSTVTAILLVSGGVGVLVNVDHIQMPVGQPPLRDLGYTLLLVFWSIIGWEIIGNYIEDVKNPTKTIMRAMKVSLVAIILVYLVTTFALQNYYLDSTADVQLQVLLVPFFGSWSNIILSVLAACLCMCTILMFVGAVTRQMTSRAKSGQLPQFFSKPHRSLIALTFIHIFILGCVALGWINLEWIVEIANSFFIANALLGLFASFRYMKSFWLKGAIALLMLMLGSLLFFSSAIAWIFLAVVTGLSSAGYIYKKTLSIENNSMD
- a CDS encoding LysR family transcriptional regulator, with translation MEIKNFRTFKKIAELGSFTKAAQDLGYAQSTLTFQVQAIERYYQKPLFERVGKNMELTQFGQQLLEHIDILLSNYEKLEQLGLQDINPEGVIRIGTPESLMIYRLYPIIKKYKQLYPKVEIIIIDDQCKFLREQLNSGDLDIAFLVQPEYTYANIKTILLKKETLCLVAPTDLEGEDFLPAPSQMVLFTEKECSYRQIFSAYMQSLNFFPTNILETESVEAIKKYVINGLGISYLPLYAVEEECANGKMRIKPYDSGIQLYTQIAYHKNKWLNPALSALIELSVEYSKGW
- a CDS encoding 2-dehydropantoate 2-reductase is translated as MGIKKVTLIGLGAMGVFFAPKLEAYLGKGNFRVLAEGERKERLQSKGVTINSVKYQFAVITPETEGDPADLIIMAIKDTGLTQAIHDIRNQIGQDTQIICVMNGIDSEERIAAVYGWEHVLYSYMRVSIAMNDGVANFDPEWGKVHFGEIKNEDLSERVKSIKDLFDTCNIKYNIDPNMIKGMWFKFMCNIGENLTCALLGVPFGAFHVSEHANEIRRNAMWEVVEIAQRIGIDLGQADIERQENTVKSIPFPNKPSTLQDLENGRITEIDMFAGKVVKLGEELGIETPMNRMFYHGIKVYEEKNAGRFEYKVIHQ